Proteins from a single region of Kogia breviceps isolate mKogBre1 chromosome 5, mKogBre1 haplotype 1, whole genome shotgun sequence:
- the KRTAP8-1 gene encoding keratin-associated protein 8-1 — translation MESRESITLRKCIPLLSKTPTPDTMCYNNFSSTAFPGCYWGSYSYPLGYSVGYLSTHSPVGYGFGYGYNGCGAFDYRRFWPFALY, via the coding sequence ATGGAGAGTAGGGAATCCATCACACTGAGGAAATGCATTCCGCTGCTATCTAAGACCCCAACTCCAGACACCATGTGCTATAACAACTTCTCCAGCACTGCCTTCCCAGGATGCTACTGGGGCAGCTACAGCTACCCCCTGGGGTATAGTGTTGGCTACCTCAGCACCCACTCTCCAGTGGGCTATGGTTTTGGCTATGGCTACAACGGCTGTGGGGCTTTCGACTACAGAAGATTCTGGCCATTTGCTCTCTATTGA